A genomic stretch from Erwinia sp. E_sp_B01_1 includes:
- a CDS encoding SfnB family sulfur acquisition oxidoreductase, with protein sequence MSDIASVIPQLLQPAEPAQVISSHDQAIRAAHAVAELATGDAALRDRDRIYPLEALSLFSRSGLGSISVPRAFGGGGLSYQTVAEVFRIISAADPSLGQIPQNHFGIIQFVRDEGTPAQQQTLFSAVVAGQRLGNGGPEKNTRHTREVLARLHSTEQGLRLTGEKFYSTGALFANIVVTTAVDDSGQAVMAFVPRLAAGLEIIDDWSGIGQRTTASGTVRLQAVAVDAGLVVPLPAPEKPALRGPVSQLIQAAIDAGIARGAFDEACAFVRQHSRPWVDAGVDRNSDDPHLQADLGRVYVELSAADALLRRAARILDGINAASLDAESAARASIAVAEAKVLTTQVALKASEKLLEWGGSRATLSEHGLDRHWRNARTHTLHDPVRWKYHAIGNYYLNGIFPARHAWI encoded by the coding sequence ATGAGCGACATTGCCAGTGTTATACCGCAACTTTTGCAGCCTGCTGAACCCGCACAGGTTATCTCCAGCCATGATCAAGCGATCCGCGCTGCCCATGCCGTCGCTGAGCTGGCGACAGGTGATGCCGCACTCCGCGACCGCGATCGCATCTACCCGCTGGAAGCCTTGTCGCTGTTCAGCCGCTCGGGTCTGGGCAGTATTTCGGTACCGCGCGCCTTTGGAGGCGGTGGGCTGAGTTATCAGACGGTGGCGGAAGTGTTCCGCATTATCTCCGCTGCCGATCCTTCGCTGGGGCAAATCCCGCAAAACCATTTCGGCATTATTCAGTTTGTGCGGGATGAAGGCACGCCGGCGCAACAACAGACGCTGTTTAGCGCAGTGGTGGCGGGGCAGCGTCTGGGCAATGGCGGACCAGAGAAAAATACCCGTCATACCCGTGAAGTGCTGGCGCGTCTGCACAGCACTGAACAGGGTTTGCGGCTCACCGGCGAAAAGTTCTACTCCACCGGAGCGCTGTTCGCCAACATTGTAGTCACCACCGCCGTTGACGACAGCGGGCAGGCGGTAATGGCTTTTGTCCCGCGTCTGGCCGCCGGTCTGGAAATTATTGATGACTGGTCGGGGATCGGTCAGCGCACCACCGCCAGCGGCACCGTGCGCTTACAGGCGGTCGCCGTGGACGCCGGGCTGGTGGTGCCTTTACCCGCGCCGGAGAAACCTGCGTTGCGCGGTCCGGTTTCACAGCTGATTCAGGCCGCCATTGATGCCGGGATAGCGCGCGGTGCTTTTGATGAAGCCTGTGCGTTTGTCCGTCAGCATTCGCGCCCCTGGGTGGATGCTGGCGTGGATCGCAACAGTGACGATCCCCATTTACAGGCGGATCTTGGCCGGGTGTACGTGGAGTTGAGCGCCGCCGATGCGCTGTTAAGGCGAGCCGCCAGAATCCTTGATGGCATCAATGCCGCCAGCCTGGATGCGGAAAGTGCCGCTCGTGCCTCCATTGCCGTCGCTGAAGCGAAAGTGCTGACCACCCAGGTGGCGCTGAAAGCCAGCGAAAAGCTGCTGGAGTGGGGCGGTAGCCGCGCGACGCTGAGTGAGCACGGTCTTGATCGTCACTGGCGTAATGCCCGCACCCACACGCTGCACGATCCGGTGCGCTGGAAATATCACGCCATCGGTAACTACTACCTCAACGGAATTTTCCCGGCGCGTCACGCCTGGATTTAA
- a CDS encoding methionine ABC transporter permease, with protein sequence MSLQLDRLWQGLLDTLMMVGVSSLAALLLGLPLAVILVITDRENLFASPLLNRLLGWLVNLFRSIPFLILMVALIPFTRLIVGTTYGVWAAIVPLTLAATPFFARIAEVSLREVDKGLVEAAQAMGFHRRHIIWHVLLPEARPGIVSGFTITLVTMINASAMAGAIGAGGLGDLAYRYGYQRFDTQVMITVIVVLVALVTLLQLSGDRLSRRLNHR encoded by the coding sequence ATGTCACTACAGCTTGATCGTTTATGGCAGGGGTTGCTGGATACGCTGATGATGGTTGGCGTTTCCTCACTGGCGGCGCTGCTGCTGGGACTGCCGCTGGCGGTGATTCTGGTCATTACCGACCGGGAAAATTTGTTTGCCAGCCCGCTGCTGAATCGCCTGCTTGGCTGGCTGGTTAATCTGTTCCGCTCGATCCCGTTTTTAATCCTGATGGTGGCGCTGATCCCCTTTACCCGGCTGATAGTCGGCACCACTTACGGCGTCTGGGCCGCTATTGTGCCGCTGACGCTGGCCGCCACACCCTTTTTTGCCCGTATTGCCGAGGTCAGCCTGCGTGAAGTGGATAAGGGGCTGGTGGAAGCGGCTCAGGCGATGGGTTTCCACCGGCGGCATATCATCTGGCATGTTCTGCTGCCGGAAGCGCGGCCGGGGATTGTCAGCGGCTTTACCATTACCCTGGTCACCATGATTAATGCTTCCGCAATGGCCGGGGCGATAGGTGCAGGAGGACTGGGCGATCTCGCCTATCGCTACGGCTATCAGCGTTTTGATACCCAGGTGATGATCACCGTGATTGTGGTGCTGGTGGCGCTGGTTACTCTGTTGCAGCTTTCTGGCGACCGTTTGTCACGGCGTCTGAATCACCGCTGA
- a CDS encoding ATP-binding cassette domain-containing protein, with the protein MVSMPWPESQESSVELSLAQAGPEHISISGLCKRYAGQQVDALHNIDLQIARGEIFGIIGRSGAGKSSLIRCLNRLESPGAGSVVIDGVDIGTLSSTELVEWRRTTGMIFQHFNLLSAKTVRENIELPMRVAGVAPGPRQRKVDELLALVGLEDRQHAYPAQLSGGQKQRVGIARALVHEPKLLLCDEATSALDPETTRAILTLLREINRQQGITIVLITHEMQVIHDLCHQVAVLEQGRVIERGPVWQVYGDPQHETTQLLLNPQHDSLPEPLKNRLIAHPVTDDVRPLICLSYTGQGAVPQLAKLSALLGDDITLVQSALEWVQQRQIGQILLLAAPGAQLFHKEIIPAELADRVEVLGYVTTA; encoded by the coding sequence ATGGTGAGTATGCCGTGGCCAGAGAGCCAGGAAAGCAGCGTGGAACTGAGCCTGGCGCAGGCGGGGCCGGAACATATCTCGATAAGCGGGCTGTGCAAACGCTATGCCGGTCAGCAGGTTGATGCGCTGCATAATATTGACCTGCAGATTGCCCGTGGCGAAATCTTCGGCATCATCGGGCGCAGCGGTGCAGGCAAGTCTTCGCTGATCCGCTGCCTGAACCGGCTGGAGAGTCCAGGTGCTGGCAGCGTGGTGATTGATGGTGTGGATATCGGCACGCTGTCATCCACGGAACTGGTGGAGTGGCGGCGCACCACGGGGATGATCTTCCAACACTTTAATTTGCTGTCAGCCAAAACCGTACGCGAAAACATCGAGCTGCCGATGCGGGTGGCGGGTGTTGCCCCTGGACCGCGCCAACGCAAGGTGGATGAGCTGCTGGCGCTGGTGGGGCTGGAAGATCGTCAGCACGCTTATCCGGCGCAGCTTTCCGGCGGGCAGAAGCAGCGGGTAGGGATTGCCCGCGCGCTGGTTCATGAACCGAAACTGCTGCTGTGCGATGAGGCCACTTCGGCACTGGACCCGGAAACGACCCGCGCCATTCTTACGTTACTGCGCGAGATTAACCGCCAGCAGGGGATCACCATAGTGCTGATTACCCATGAAATGCAGGTGATACACGATCTCTGCCATCAGGTGGCGGTGCTGGAGCAGGGAAGGGTGATTGAACGCGGCCCGGTCTGGCAGGTTTATGGCGATCCGCAACATGAAACCACCCAGCTGCTGCTCAATCCACAGCATGACAGTTTGCCTGAGCCGCTGAAAAACCGGCTGATTGCCCACCCCGTGACGGACGACGTCAGGCCACTGATCTGCCTGAGCTATACCGGGCAGGGCGCGGTGCCGCAGCTGGCAAAACTCAGCGCGCTGCTTGGCGATGATATTACGCTGGTGCAGAGTGCGCTGGAGTGGGTGCAGCAGAGGCAGATAGGTCAGATCCTGCTGCTGGCGGCACCTGGGGCGCAGCTATTCCATAAAGAAATTATCCCGGCAGAGCTAGCCGATCGCGTGGAGGTGCTGGGCTATGTCACTACAGCTTGA
- a CDS encoding SfnB family sulfur acquisition oxidoreductase, giving the protein MTQSQVKAKTPASVISSPEQALNVARELAQSFRAESAQRDRLRELPFKQLEALFASGLGAITVPAVFGGVAVPTAVLAQVMTILSEADAAIGQIPQNHFYALEVLRVNGSEAQQRRLYQEVLEGVHLGNALAEFGSAAAHYRTTSVLPDGDSYLLQGKKFYATGALFADRIPTAARDAGGREQLVFVPRYQANVTVIDDWSGFGQRTTGSGTVVFDRVRVNAEDIVPFQSAFERPTTVGPFAQIMHAAIDQGIARAAFSDMLNFINTRARPWPDSGVERANEDPLTVDRVGQLAARLQAGDALLTEAGDTVDAAQRHPDASHVAEASVQVAIARAWTTEVALEAANLLFELSGTRSALREHNLDRHWRNARTHTLHDPVRWKYPVIGNYVLNGVLPPRRGTL; this is encoded by the coding sequence ATGACCCAGAGCCAGGTGAAAGCCAAAACCCCTGCCAGCGTAATTTCCTCACCGGAGCAGGCGCTGAATGTCGCGCGTGAACTGGCGCAGAGCTTTCGTGCTGAGTCCGCTCAGCGTGACCGCCTGCGTGAACTGCCTTTTAAACAGCTGGAGGCGCTGTTCGCTTCCGGTCTTGGCGCGATTACCGTGCCGGCAGTGTTTGGTGGCGTGGCCGTACCCACAGCCGTGCTGGCGCAGGTAATGACAATTCTCAGTGAGGCGGATGCGGCCATTGGTCAGATCCCGCAAAACCATTTCTATGCGCTGGAAGTGCTGCGCGTAAACGGCAGTGAGGCTCAACAGCGTCGCCTTTATCAGGAGGTGCTTGAGGGTGTTCATCTGGGCAATGCGCTGGCCGAGTTTGGTTCCGCAGCGGCCCATTACCGCACCACTTCAGTGCTGCCTGATGGCGACAGTTATCTGCTGCAGGGCAAAAAGTTTTATGCCACCGGTGCGCTGTTTGCTGACCGGATCCCCACCGCTGCCCGCGATGCCGGGGGCAGGGAGCAGCTGGTGTTTGTGCCGCGTTATCAGGCCAACGTTACGGTGATTGATGACTGGTCAGGCTTTGGTCAGCGTACCACCGGCAGCGGAACGGTGGTTTTTGATCGCGTCCGGGTTAACGCTGAGGATATCGTGCCGTTTCAGAGCGCTTTTGAGCGCCCGACCACCGTCGGGCCTTTTGCGCAGATTATGCATGCAGCTATCGATCAGGGTATTGCCCGTGCGGCGTTCAGCGATATGCTCAACTTTATCAATACGCGCGCGCGGCCCTGGCCCGACTCCGGCGTTGAACGCGCTAACGAGGATCCCCTGACTGTCGATCGTGTCGGGCAACTGGCGGCCCGTTTGCAAGCCGGAGATGCCCTGCTGACTGAGGCGGGCGACACTGTCGATGCGGCCCAGCGCCATCCCGATGCCAGCCATGTCGCTGAGGCATCAGTACAGGTTGCCATCGCACGAGCCTGGACCACGGAAGTGGCGCTGGAAGCGGCAAACCTGCTGTTTGAACTCTCCGGCACCCGTTCCGCGCTGCGTGAACATAATCTTGACCGTCACTGGCGTAATGCCCGCACCCATACGCTGCACGATCCGGTGCGCTGGAAGTATCCGGTGATTGGCAACTATGTGCTTAACGGTGTGCTGCCGCCACGCAGGGGGACGCTATGA
- a CDS encoding LLM class flavin-dependent oxidoreductase, protein MSQPGKKILLNAFNMNCVGHIHHGMWTHPLDRSTEFNNLHYWLDLARTLERGLFDGLFIADILGVYDVYQQGINLTASEAIQLPVNDPLMLVSAMASVTEHLGFGLTANLSYEAPYPFARRFSTLDHLTKGRVGWNIVTGYLDSAARAMGQTQLLGHDQRYDQADEFLDVSYKLWEGSWQDDAVINNPQQRRYADASRIHPVRHQGDYYQVEGYHLSSPSPQRTPLLFQAGSSARGIRFAARHAECTFVNGSTPQAMRAQADKLRQAAHDAGREPEDLKIFMGISVIVAPTEKQAREKHQEYLRYASPEAGIAHFSSSTGLDLAQFGLDEPIHSGATRAIQSVSQAYNGWTRRQLLEQHALGGRYALIVGDPSQVAEALIGWIDEAGIDGFNLTRIVNPQSYIDFIDLVVPELQQRGRYKTAYYSGSLRKKLFGHDRLPSRHPAARWRIADQITQK, encoded by the coding sequence ATGAGCCAGCCGGGCAAAAAAATCCTGCTCAACGCGTTCAACATGAACTGCGTCGGCCATATTCACCACGGCATGTGGACCCATCCGCTGGATCGCTCCACGGAGTTTAACAATTTACATTACTGGCTGGATCTGGCGCGTACGCTGGAGCGCGGGCTGTTTGATGGTCTGTTTATCGCCGATATTCTCGGCGTTTACGACGTCTATCAGCAGGGGATTAACTTAACCGCCAGCGAGGCGATCCAGCTGCCGGTTAACGATCCGCTGATGCTGGTGTCGGCAATGGCCAGCGTGACCGAACATCTTGGCTTTGGTCTGACCGCCAACCTCAGTTATGAAGCGCCTTATCCTTTTGCCCGCCGTTTTTCCACCCTCGACCATCTGACCAAAGGACGGGTGGGCTGGAATATTGTCACCGGCTATCTCGACAGTGCCGCCCGCGCGATGGGGCAGACGCAGCTGCTGGGGCATGACCAGCGCTACGATCAGGCCGATGAGTTTCTTGATGTCAGCTACAAGCTGTGGGAAGGGAGCTGGCAGGACGATGCGGTGATTAACAACCCTCAACAGCGTCGCTATGCCGATGCCAGCAGGATCCACCCGGTGCGCCATCAGGGTGACTATTATCAGGTCGAAGGTTATCACCTCTCGTCACCCTCTCCTCAACGCACGCCCCTGCTGTTTCAGGCAGGCAGTTCAGCGCGCGGCATCCGCTTTGCTGCCCGTCATGCGGAATGCACCTTTGTTAACGGCAGTACGCCCCAGGCGATGCGCGCGCAGGCCGATAAGCTGCGTCAGGCGGCACACGATGCTGGAAGAGAACCAGAGGATCTGAAGATTTTTATGGGCATCTCGGTGATTGTTGCGCCGACCGAAAAACAGGCAAGAGAGAAGCATCAGGAATATCTGCGCTACGCCAGCCCGGAAGCCGGTATTGCCCATTTCTCCAGCTCCACGGGTCTGGATCTGGCGCAGTTCGGGCTGGATGAGCCGATCCACAGCGGTGCCACCAGGGCGATCCAGTCAGTCAGCCAGGCCTATAACGGCTGGACCCGTCGGCAACTGCTGGAACAGCATGCGCTGGGTGGGCGCTATGCGCTGATTGTCGGGGATCCGTCGCAGGTGGCAGAGGCGTTGATCGGCTGGATCGATGAGGCCGGTATTGATGGTTTTAATCTGACGCGCATCGTTAATCCGCAAAGCTATATCGACTTTATCGATCTGGTGGTGCCGGAACTGCAACAGCGGGGCCGTTATAAAACCGCTTATTACTCCGGTTCACTGCGAAAAAAATTATTCGGTCACGACCGGTTACCGTCGCGTCATCCGGCTGCCCGCTGGCGAATCGCCGACCAGATTACTCAAAAATAA
- a CDS encoding MetQ/NlpA family ABC transporter substrate-binding protein has translation MSLSKNLILAGMLIASSVASAANYQGPLKVGTTSAFAPPLETTVAEAKKQGLNVDLIEFSDWTAPNVSLENGDIDVNLFQHQPFLDNANQQGGFHLVKYAPAIINNVGLYSKKHSSLDQIPQGGTVAIANDPINGGRGLLLLQKAGLIKLKPGAGLKSTLDDIVDNPKKLKIIEVEAVQLSRSLEEVDLAQGYPHYLRASGVIDPNNALLFDGLEHPEYVIQFVIRDGHQDDPRLKKFVDIYQHSPVVRASLDKFYGKLYQPGWSQ, from the coding sequence ATGTCTTTAAGCAAAAATTTAATACTCGCCGGGATGCTGATCGCTTCATCCGTCGCTTCTGCGGCAAATTATCAGGGGCCGTTAAAGGTCGGCACCACTTCGGCATTTGCTCCGCCGCTGGAAACCACAGTAGCTGAGGCGAAAAAGCAGGGGCTGAACGTCGATCTTATTGAGTTCTCAGACTGGACGGCCCCTAACGTCAGCCTGGAGAACGGCGATATTGATGTAAATCTGTTCCAGCATCAGCCGTTTCTCGACAATGCCAATCAGCAGGGCGGTTTTCATCTGGTGAAGTATGCCCCGGCGATCATCAATAACGTCGGACTCTATTCAAAGAAGCACAGCAGTCTGGATCAGATCCCGCAAGGGGGAACAGTGGCGATTGCCAACGATCCAATCAATGGCGGGCGTGGCCTGCTGTTACTGCAAAAAGCCGGGCTGATCAAACTCAAGCCGGGAGCGGGGCTTAAATCCACCCTGGATGACATTGTAGATAACCCAAAAAAGCTGAAGATTATTGAGGTGGAAGCGGTACAGCTGTCGCGGTCGCTGGAGGAAGTGGATCTGGCGCAGGGTTATCCGCACTATCTGCGCGCCTCCGGGGTGATTGATCCCAATAACGCGCTGCTGTTTGACGGCCTGGAACATCCGGAATATGTGATTCAGTTTGTGATCCGCGACGGCCATCAGGACGATCCGCGCCTGAAGAAATTTGTCGATATTTATCAGCATTCACCGGTGGTGCGCGCCAGCCTCGATAAATTCTATGGCAAGCTTTATCAGCCTGGCTGGAGTCAGTAA